A region of the Deltaproteobacteria bacterium genome:
TTCTTTTTCATTACAAATCCCTGTCAAAGAACAAAGATGGTATAGATTGTTTATCTATCCTCATTTCTTTGCGATGTTGTCATTTACTTTATCATGCAGGAGCTGGGACGAAAGCTTGTCACCCATAATGCCGACTCGTATAGCAACAGTAGTGACGTTTTTTGCCTTATATTGAACGATAAAAACAACTTTCTCGTTGTCGATGATTGCAGAAATCTTCCCTGTACCGATTTCCTTTTCCGGTTCAACATCTAAACCGTGCATATCCGCTATCGTTTTTTCACAAGCGGACCATACCTTATCAAAAGAATGGTAGTAATCTGTTTTTAGCTCACCATTAATATAGAAGTAAGTTCCAGAACCTGTGCCGACAGCAGCGCCGCCAACCACCAGGGGTAAGCACCCCGAAATGAGAAAAATACCGATAAAC
Encoded here:
- a CDS encoding DUF3568 domain-containing protein, which codes for MVKRKNWLLILFIGIFLISGCLPLVVGGAAVGTGSGTYFYINGELKTDYYHSFDKVWSACEKTIADMHGLDVEPEKEIGTGKISAIIDNEKVVFIVQYKAKNVTTVAIRVGIMGDKLSSQLLHDKVNDNIAKK